A part of Pseudomonas lutea genomic DNA contains:
- a CDS encoding DUF2388 domain-containing protein, which translates to MRTPLIAAALGLLLLTDMAQAQTLKATSNIVVRALGRSIDFTSDTTSSVRNWKLVLEARDDAASYVASNGDIHGALLDAAFITLRDRLPEARNASDQDLAEAILAL; encoded by the coding sequence ATGCGTACCCCATTGATCGCTGCCGCCCTTGGCTTGCTCTTGCTGACAGACATGGCACAGGCACAAACCCTGAAGGCCACCAGTAACATCGTCGTTCGTGCCCTCGGTCGCAGCATCGACTTCACCTCTGACACCACGTCGTCGGTGCGCAACTGGAAGCTCGTGCTTGAAGCCCGTGACGATGCCGCAAGCTATGTCGCCAGCAACGGTGATATCCATGGGGCGTTGCTCGACGCAGCCTTCATCACGCTGCGCGACCGCTTGCCTGAAGCCCGTAACGCCAGCGACCAGGACCTCGCCGAGGCCATTCTCGCCCTGTGA
- a CDS encoding DUF2388 domain-containing protein, producing MAVFAATISVSTPALALDVTTQSLVKTGYATSQVTTGPFDSKLIIAAQDDAAVFVATDGQVRGARLQAAMAYIHQSQPKLHADDLELAQAILVQ from the coding sequence ATGGCAGTTTTTGCCGCCACGATAAGTGTCTCGACCCCCGCTCTGGCGCTGGATGTGACTACCCAAAGCCTGGTTAAAACCGGGTATGCCACCAGCCAGGTAACGACCGGACCCTTCGACAGCAAGTTGATCATTGCCGCTCAGGACGATGCTGCGGTGTTTGTTGCCACTGATGGCCAGGTGCGCGGGGCTCGGCTGCAGGCAGCGATGGCTTACATACACCAGTCCCAGCCAAAACTTCATGCAGACGATCTTGAACTGGCGCAGGCAATCCTCGTCCAATAG
- a CDS encoding DUF2388 domain-containing protein — translation MSRVRLLSAAFLIVAATGAQASSFVVTTDTIVRALDASSNATSKISSSFHDDKIVLAARDDAASFVASQGEIRGVKLQGALQHIREVAPTLQASDAQLAEAILAI, via the coding sequence CCTGATTGTTGCTGCAACGGGAGCCCAGGCTTCCAGCTTCGTGGTCACTACTGACACCATCGTCCGTGCTCTCGACGCATCATCAAATGCGACCTCCAAGATCTCGTCCTCTTTTCACGACGACAAAATCGTCCTGGCCGCCCGCGACGATGCAGCAAGCTTCGTTGCCAGCCAAGGCGAGATTCGTGGCGTTAAACTCCAGGGCGCCCTGCAGCACATCCGCGAGGTCGCGCCGACTCTGCAGGCGTCGGATGCGCAGCTCGCCGAAGCGATTCTTGCCATCTGA